The Panicum virgatum strain AP13 chromosome 5K, P.virgatum_v5, whole genome shotgun sequence genome has a window encoding:
- the LOC120709704 gene encoding uncharacterized protein LOC120709704: MCSRYAIGLDAWVVGIRFRARPRRMPCARDWMGYAWVVGIRFWARPRRPPAHSTACAATANSRREEELLGSSGAAEAKERSRHGGGRRAGARAPRGLLPADCRASCSSSSSRSARRGLAVAVDRRPDGPDPECVFCLSAVSDGEVVREMQCRHVFHLACLVRPRATCPLCRDTPTPSSPRPRTRPSRNAYDGADTAGYGFEFGGDSLPSSVHATAARSGT; the protein is encoded by the coding sequence ATGTGCTCGCGATACGCGATTGGATTGGATGCCTGGGTAGTGGGTATCAGGTTCCGGGCCAGGCCCCGCCGGATGCCATGTGCTCGCGACTGGATGGGATATGCCTGGGTAGTGGGTATCAGGTTCTGGGCCAGGCCCCGACGGCCACCTGCTCACTCCACTGCCTGCGCGGCCACAGCGAACAGCAGGCGAGAAGAGGAGCTGCTAGGAAGCAGCGGGGCAGCCGAGGCAAAGGAGCGATCGAGAcatggaggcgggcggcgcgctggCGCCCGTGCTCCTCGCGGCCTTCTCCCTGCCGACTGCCGTgcgtcctgctcctcctcctcctcgcgctcgGCAAGACGgggcctcgccgtcgcggtcgaCCGGCGGcccgacggccccgacccggaGTGCGTGTTCTGCCTGTCCGCGGtcagcgacggcgaggtggtgcgCGAGATGCAGTGCCGCCACGTGTTCCACCTCGCCTGCCTCGTCCGCCCGCGCGCCACCTGCCCGCTCTGCCGCGACACGCCGACAccctcctccccgcggccgcGGACACGCCCCTCCCGCAACGCCTACGACGGCGCCGACACCGCCGGCTACGGCTTCGAGTTCGGCGGCGACTCGCTCCCCTCGTCCGTCcacgccacggcggcgcgctctGGCACATGA